A segment of the Pirellulales bacterium genome:
GTGATGCGCTTTGACGAGGTCGCCGATCGAGATCATCCCCAACAGCGTGCCGCGCTCGACGACTGGCAAATGCCGAATCCGCCGCAGCGTCAGTAGACCCATCGCCTCGTCGACCGATTGATCGGCCGGCGACGTGATGACCGGCGACGACATCACCGCGCGGACTTTCAATTCGGCCAGCGGACAACGGTGCGCCGCGCAGGCCCGCAGCACGTCGCGTTCGGTCAAAATACCCACCAGCGATTCGCCGTCGTCGGCATCGTCCGCCATGACGACCAGCGACCCGACGTTGTGACGGACGAGCTTTTGCACGGCATCGTCCACCGTGGCCTCAGGATCGATCGACAACACACCCGTAGGCTTGCTGCGCAGAATTTCGGCAAGAGTCATGGCCGAGCCCTCCGAGACAGGGGGAGCGAGAAAAGACGCGGAAACGCGCGTACGATGCGGACCTTGAGCTGGCCGCTTCCGGCCCCAGAACGGGGCCATGTCCCTACGAGCCAAGCTACGCTTGGCTGTCGCGAAAAGTCAAAGCAATTTGCTGCGTTTTCGCCGACGGTGCGGCGGACCGCTTGTGACAGATTTCACGAACGCGGCGACACGATCGACGCCCTCGACCGCCGCGCGTGCGAACCGAAGGATTATCGCGGCGATAATTCTACGATTCGCAGTCCGCGGAATTTCAAATTCGTCGTTGAATCGTGCGCCTGGAGACTCAGCGTGCCGGCCTCGAGTCGCAGTCCTTCGCGCGGATTGGCGTTCACCGGTCGTGTGTCGGTCCAATCGCTCACCTGGATGCCGTTGACCCACCCGGCCATGTGCGGGCCCGCGACGACCAACGTCTTGGTAAACCAGGTCTGATCGTCAGCCACGATGCGCCGGGCATTCTGGCGGCGATAGAACCCGCCGGTTCCACAGTCGACCGGCTTGTCCCGCGTGCGTCGAAAGGCGTTTTGGATCTGGCTTTCGTAGCCCTGCCAGAATTGGCCCGGGATCGAGCGGAAAAAGACTCCCGAATTGAGTCCCCGGCCGACGACGAACACGTCGAGCTGCAACACGAAATCGGCCCATTGCCCCTGGGTTTCCAACTGGCCGTTGCCCTTGCGCACAACGAGCTCG
Coding sequences within it:
- a CDS encoding CBS domain-containing protein is translated as MTLAEILRSKPTGVLSIDPEATVDDAVQKLVRHNVGSLVVMADDADDGESLVGILTERDVLRACAAHRCPLAELKVRAVMSSPVITSPADQSVDEAMGLLTLRRIRHLPVVERGTLLGMISIGDLVKAHHDELSFENHHLKNYLLS